A single region of the Amphiura filiformis chromosome 7, Afil_fr2py, whole genome shotgun sequence genome encodes:
- the LOC140157053 gene encoding uncharacterized protein, protein MASKLLFALMAFSLFVAVTVATTFLEEGDDDGGFEFDVMDFLLANKRGGMAELEGEAFEELMDKRAGKGKGKGKGKNKWQLCPPPASNCVCNAKYAPNDKRFFSSC, encoded by the exons ATGGCCAGTAAACTTCTATTCGCTTTGATGGCATTCAGCCTCTTTGTTGCCGTAACTGTTGCAACAACATTTCTCGAGGAAGGAGATGATGACGGTGGTTTTGAGTTTGATGTAATGGACTTTCTTTTGGCAAACAAGCGTGGCGGGATGGCAGAACTAGAAGGAGAGGCATTTGAAGAGTTGATGGATAAACGTGCTGGGAAGGGCAAAGGCAAGGGCAAGGGCAAGAACAAGTGGCAGC TGTGCCCACCACCCGCGAGTAACTGCGTCTGCAATGCAAAATACGCACCAAACGACAAGAGATTCTTTTCTAGTTGCTAA